A segment of the Candidatus Microthrix subdominans genome:
ATGGACGGCGCCTGGGCGCTGTACGAGGCGTACCTGAAGATCCGCTCGGGCCACGCCGACACCGCCCTGGTGTACGGCTACGGCAAGTCGAGCCCCGGCGACCTGCCCCGGGTGCTCAGCCGCATGTGCGAGCCCTATTACACCGCCCCGCTGTGGCCCACCTCGGTGGAGCTGGCCGCCCTACAGGCCCGGGCCTGCATCGAGGCCGGGGTGACATCGGAGGCCGAGATGGCCAAGGTGGCCGCCCGAAGCCGCCGCAGCGCCCGGAACAACCCCAACGCCCAGCTGGCATGGGACGGCTCCGCTGAGGACGTGCTGGCCGGCGACTACGTGGCCAACCCGCTGCGCCGCGACGACTGCGCGCCAATCACCGACGGTGGCGCCGCCATCGTGTTGGCATCGCCCGAACGGGCCGCCGAGCTGTGCTCGCGTCCCGCCTGGATCACCGGGCTGGACCACCGCATCGACGCCCACGCTTTGGGCGTGCGCGACCTGACCCGGGCCCCGTCGGCCCGGCTGGCAGCCGAGGGCGCCGGCGTTGGCGACGGCCCGGTCGACGTGGCCGAGCTGCACACCTGCTTCACCCACCACGAGGCGATCCTGCGCAACGAGCTGGGCCTGGCCGACGACGTGGTCGTCAACCCGTCCGGTGGGCCGCTGGCCGCCAACCCGATGATGGCCGCCGGCATGATCCGAATCGGCGAGGTGGCCAACCGCATCTTCGACGGGTCGGCCAACCGGGGCGTGGCCCACGCCACCGGCGGACACCTGATGCAACACAACCTGGTGGCGGTGCTGTCCGCCGATCAGCCGAGTGCTGGGCAGTCCAGTACGTCCAACCAGCCGGAGGGCAGCCGATGAGTTCCAACCGTGTAGCCGTCGTCGGAACCGGACAGACCAAGTACGCCTCCACCCGGGGCGACGTGTCGCTGGCCGGGCTGTTGCGGGAGGCCGTGTTTCGGGCGCTCGAGGACGCCCACATGACGATGGCCGACATCGACGCCATCGTCGTCGGCAAGGCGCCCGACTTCTTCGAGGGCGTCATGGTGCCCGAGTACGCCCTGGCCGACGCCATCGGCGCAGTGGGCAAGCCGCTGTTGCGGGTGCATACCGCCGGGTCGGTGGGCGGCTCGACCGCCATCGTGGCGGCCAACCACATCGAGTCGGGTGTGGCCCGCCGGGTGCTCACC
Coding sequences within it:
- a CDS encoding thiolase domain-containing protein, coding for MTTSNFSAGRDVAIVGFAQTKHVRAADTLSEVELIQPVIAEVMDQVDLDHHGFDFYCSGSSDYLAGQAFSFVMTLDAIGAWPPVAESHVEMDGAWALYEAYLKIRSGHADTALVYGYGKSSPGDLPRVLSRMCEPYYTAPLWPTSVELAALQARACIEAGVTSEAEMAKVAARSRRSARNNPNAQLAWDGSAEDVLAGDYVANPLRRDDCAPITDGGAAIVLASPERAAELCSRPAWITGLDHRIDAHALGVRDLTRAPSARLAAEGAGVGDGPVDVAELHTCFTHHEAILRNELGLADDVVVNPSGGPLAANPMMAAGMIRIGEVANRIFDGSANRGVAHATGGHLMQHNLVAVLSADQPSAGQSSTSNQPEGSR